Below is a window of Agathobacter rectalis ATCC 33656 DNA.
GCCGTTTTTTGTGTAGCAGCTTCCGCTTCCAGCACTTTCATCATCTTGTCGGCTGCGGTGTCGGTTGCGCCCTGCTTGAAGAAGCCGGAAACGGTAAGGACGGAGTTGCCCATGCGGATTTCCGTC
It encodes the following:
- a CDS encoding transposon-encoded TnpW family protein, whose translation is MTETKQTSTTKTDRRPDCVTEIRMGNSVLTVSGFFKQGATDTAADKMMKVLEAEAATQKTAI